In a genomic window of Nodosilinea sp. E11:
- the tilS gene encoding tRNA lysidine(34) synthetase TilS, with protein sequence MGGVPWSNTHAGVHRLLRVRQSLLPAGATVLVAVSGGQDSVCLLKLLVDLQPKWGWHLRVVHCDHGWRADSGANAEFVKELCDRWAIPCNVVVADAPYSTEAAARQWRYRVFDDLARQAHCTRVVTGHTASDRTETLLYNLLRGSGIDGLQALVWQRPLTPASAIAVVRPLLGLTRQQTADFCRQFGLPIWEDATNQDLGYARNRIRLELLPYLQQHFNPAVESTLAHTAELLTAEVELLERLAAELYETVVLPATDDAPWRLVRSPLASAPLALQRRVVRRVLQQATCAQVSFEQVEKLVALLTAPNGSQSDPFPGRMVAVVQGEWVVVSRGSEGGYTGNSYINTFSDPNRPVD encoded by the coding sequence ATGGGTGGGGTTCCCTGGAGTAACACCCACGCCGGGGTGCATCGGCTCCTGCGGGTGCGGCAGTCTTTGCTGCCTGCTGGGGCGACGGTGCTGGTGGCCGTCTCGGGAGGGCAAGATTCGGTGTGCCTGCTGAAGCTGCTGGTCGATTTGCAGCCCAAGTGGGGCTGGCACCTGCGGGTGGTGCACTGCGACCACGGCTGGCGGGCAGACTCGGGGGCCAATGCCGAGTTTGTCAAAGAGCTGTGCGATCGCTGGGCTATTCCCTGCAATGTAGTAGTTGCCGATGCCCCTTACTCCACTGAAGCCGCCGCTCGTCAGTGGCGCTACCGGGTGTTCGACGATCTGGCGAGACAAGCGCACTGCACCCGTGTAGTGACGGGCCATACGGCCAGCGATCGCACCGAAACCCTGCTTTACAATTTGCTGCGCGGCAGCGGCATCGACGGCCTACAAGCCCTGGTTTGGCAGCGCCCGTTGACCCCAGCCAGTGCGATCGCGGTAGTTCGTCCCTTGCTGGGGCTAACCCGCCAGCAAACCGCAGACTTTTGCCGCCAGTTTGGCCTGCCCATCTGGGAAGATGCCACCAACCAAGACCTTGGCTACGCCCGCAACCGCATTCGCCTGGAGCTATTGCCCTACCTGCAACAGCACTTTAACCCGGCGGTAGAGTCAACCCTGGCCCACACCGCCGAGCTACTCACCGCTGAGGTAGAGCTATTAGAGAGGTTGGCGGCAGAGTTGTACGAGACAGTAGTGCTACCTGCTACCGATGATGCACCGTGGCGGCTGGTGCGATCGCCCCTGGCCTCGGCCCCCTTGGCCCTCCAACGGCGAGTGGTTCGCCGAGTACTCCAACAGGCCACCTGTGCCCAGGTGAGCTTTGAGCAGGTCGAGAAGCTCGTGGCCCTACTCACAGCCCCTAACGGCAGCCAGAGCGATCCATTTCCAGGCAGGATGGTGGCGGTGGTGCAGGGGGAGTGGGTAGTGGTGAGCCGGGGCAGCGAGGGGGGGTACACCGGCAACAGCTACATCAACACCTTCTCAGACCCCAATAGGCCAGTAGATTAA